One part of the Xiphophorus maculatus strain JP 163 A chromosome 1, X_maculatus-5.0-male, whole genome shotgun sequence genome encodes these proteins:
- the LOC102221436 gene encoding rho guanine nucleotide exchange factor 19-like isoform X2 has product MLPGYGFSPFPDFHPHLHAFRCRGESPSMWIPGSGESHSPSESKEGRPLLHPIHPNHVAVCQQETLAFIELQQPAPSKLNGLGSQRQSSDPDAHSQPLNGLQQTLNELNNMQKGKHRTHTDHGMNVNTTSHTVDDAEVVPQTSTRTSWQDQNEKPRTVTTVCRPLHAALSLPLSFPLSSLYTNRDSWESRVPYSSSSPECPEFPGPHASQPQRRTSHGSLKEKSIRRKVQVYSPDSPSDESLSSPILEADYIFPGPFASFLEEDLSGLSSLDAASTPSSTAGTPDLPCISHGDIFSVQSEPLQIIEDSESGAEEEEGGIVETSLHPAGSFLPRSRQTDQERRRFSASELISRLQLSQRKNSFTLKLGKSLSARVASKDKQNSNSLSPNPDYKCNSRHRSSGGSSDSGTYSPVGTGLPLPSGDNGISSYRRSTKLGVRKKSIEEDMSIPSSFPTSNRLSRFLPSSILYQEYSDVAINREIQRQQGKDPGTEEEGLRDEGSDGTPSPSNLSPSSSFRSSRGSAFALWQDIPDVRTSGQLDTFSNEERKLQEAKFELVTSEASYIRSLTIAVDHFMLSQELTECLGAQEKQWLFSKLPEVKDVSERFLQDLEHRLEKDILRFDVCDIVLDHCPALRRVYLPYVTNQAYQEQTYQRLLQDNPRFPGILARLEEDPICQRLPLTSFLILPFQRITRLKMLVENILKRTTPGSRDEDTATKAFNELKKIIKECNSSVQSMKRMEELIHLNKKINFEGKIFPLISQSRWLVKHGELLEVDTQMMSISGSKLKLPTKPVYLHLFNDCLLLSRRKDTWKFMVFVHAKIGELKVKDLSQKLQGISGFIFHLQLCEGQQLKHQILLKSHTESGKQRWITAMFPSDPFEDIEQASENDDISQVQCIKSYQAQEHDELTLEKADILQAKTITSDGWVEGIRLSDGERGWFPKTYVEEITSRSARLRNLRENIRIKCVTQKLKGED; this is encoded by the exons ATGCTCCCTGGGTATGGATTCTCACCTTTTCCTGATTTCCATCCCCACCTTCACGCTTTTCGCTGCCGAGGAGAGAGCCCCAGCATGTGGATTCCTGGCTCCGGAGAGTCCCACAGTCCGAGCGAGTCCAAGGAGGGTCGGCCTCTCCTCCATCCCATCCATCCCAACCACGTGGCGGTGTGCCAGCAGGAAACACTGGCGTTTATTGAGCTACAACAACCAGCACCTTCTAAGTTAAACGGTCTTGGCTCTCAGAGGCAGAGCAGTGATCCAGACGCACACTCCCAACCTCTAAATGGTTTACAACAAACTCTTAATGAACTGAATAACATGCAAAAAGGCAAACACAGGACACACACTGATCATGGAATGAATGTAAACACTACGTCACACACTGTGGATGACGCTGAGGTTGTTCCGCAGACCAGCACCAGGACTTCTTGGCAGGACCAAAACGAGAAGCCTCGGACAGTAACGACAGTTTGCCGCCCACTCCACGCAGCTCTCAGCCTCCCTCTGTCCTTTCCTCTGTCCTCTTTGTACACAAACAGGGACTCCTGGGAATCTCGGGTACCTTACTCCTCATCCTCACCAGAATGTCCAGAGTTTCCGGGCCCACACGCCAGCCAGCCTCAGAGGAGAACATCACATGGATCTCTGAAAGAGAAGTCTATTC GGCGAAAGGTGCAGGTTTATTCTCCAGACAGCCCAAGCGATGAATCACTCAGCAGTCCAATCCTGGAGGCAGACTACATCTTCCCCGGACCTTTTGCCTCTTTTCTGGAGGAAGACCTCAGTGGATTATCTTCTCTGGATGCAGCTTCAACTCCCTCGTCCACAGCTGGCACGCCAGATCTCCCATGCATCAGCCATGGAGATATTTTCAGTGTTCAGTCAGAACCCTTGCAGATAATAGAGGACTCAGAATCCggagcggaggaggaggagggcggcATCGTAGAGACATCGCTTCACCCAGCAGGGAGCTTTTTGCCACGCAGTCGACAAACTGACCAAGAGCGCCGGCGTTTCTCAGCTTCAGAGCTAATATCAAGACTGCAGCTCTCCCAGAGGAAGAACTCGTTCACCTTAAAGCTGGGCAAGTCATTGTCTGCTCGGGTGGCCTCCAAAGACAAGCAGAACTCCAACAGCCTGAGCCCCAACCCGGACT ATAAGTGTAACTCTAGACATCGCAGCTCGGGAGGCTCTAGTGACAGCGGCACCTACAGTCCTGTTGGAACTGGGCTCCCACTGCCCAGTGGCGACAATGGGATATCTTCTTATCGGCGGAGCACTAAACTTGG AGTGCGAAAGAAATCCATAGAGGAAGACATGAGCATACCTTCATCATTTCCCACTTCAAATCGCCTGTCACGTTTTTTGCCAAGCT CGATCCTCTACCAGGAGTACAGCGATGTGGCAATCAACCGAGAGATCCAGAGGCAACAAGGGAAGGATCCAGGAACAGAGGAGGAGGGACTCAGAGATGAAGGCTCAGATGGAACTCCATCTCCGTCAAATCTTTCTCCATCCAGCTCGTTTCGCTCTTCTCGAGGCTCTGCATTTGCACTGTGGCAGGATATACCTGATGTGCGAACAAGCGGTCAGTTAGACACCTTCAGCAACGAGGAGAGAAAACTGCAGGAG GCAAAGTTTGAGCTGGTAACTTCCGAGGCGTCGTACATTCGTAGCCTGACGATTGCTGTGGACCATTTCATGTTGTCTCAGGAGCTCACAGAGTGTCTTGGGGCTCAGGAGAAGCAGTGGCTCTTTTCCAAGCTGCCTGAAGTCAAAGATGTCAGTGAGAG GTTCCTTCAGGACCTGGAGCACAGGCTGGAGAAAGACATTCTCCGTTTTGATGTGTGTGACATAGTCCTGGATCACTGCCCAGCTCTGAGAAGGGTCTATTTGCCTTACGTAACCAACCAGGCTTATCAGGAGCAGACATACCAGCGGTTGCT GCAGGACAACCCTCGCTTCCCTGGCATCCTGGCTCGCCTGGAGGAGGACCCCATCTGCCAAAGGCTGCCCCTGACCTCCTTTTTAATCCTCCCGTTTCAGAGGATCACACGACTCAAAATGTTGGTGGAG AACATCTTAAAGAGGACAACACCGGGCTCCAGAGATGAGGACACGGCCACAAAGGCTTTCAACGAGCTAAAAAAG ATCATCAAAGAGTGTAATTCCAGCGTGCAGTCTATGAAGAGGATGGAGGAACTCATCCACCTCAACAAGAAAATCAACTTTGAGGGCAAA aTCTTTCCTCTCATCTCCCAGTCCCGCTGGTTGGTGAAGCACGGTGAGCTCCTGGAAGTGGACACCCAGATGATGAGCATTTCGGGATCAAAACTCAAGCTGCCCACCAAGCCAGTGTACCTGCACTTGTTTAACGACTGCCTGCTGCTGTCCAGGAGGAAGGA CACATGGAAGTTTATGGTATTTGTGCACGCTAAGATTGGAGAGCTGAAAGTGAAGGATCTCAGCCAGAAGCTGCAGGGAATCTCAGGCTTCATCTTCCATCTGCAGCTGTGTGAAGGCCAGCAGCTCAAACATCAGATCCTTCTCAAATCGCACACAGA GAGTGGTAAGCAGAGATGGATCACAGCAATGTTTCCATCTGATCCGTTTGAAGACATTGAGCAGGCCAGTGAAAATGATG atATATCCCAGGTGCAGTGCATTAAAAGCTATCAAGCCCAAGAACATGATGAGTTAACTTTGGAAAAAGCTGACATTCTTCAAGCTAAAACCATTACAAGTGACG GCTGGGTGGAGGGCATCAGGCTGTCAGATGGGGAGCGGGGCTGGTTCCCCAAAACCTACGTGGAGGAAATCACAAGTCGGAGCGCTCGCCTCCGCAACCTCAGAGAAAACATCCGCATCAAATGTGTCACACAGAAACTGAAAGGGGAGGACTGA
- the LOC102221436 gene encoding rho guanine nucleotide exchange factor 19-like isoform X1 yields the protein MHEGCISQNLDIRASGRERCGQPCTPVWLCSPQLLCGCLAMLPGYGFSPFPDFHPHLHAFRCRGESPSMWIPGSGESHSPSESKEGRPLLHPIHPNHVAVCQQETLAFIELQQPAPSKLNGLGSQRQSSDPDAHSQPLNGLQQTLNELNNMQKGKHRTHTDHGMNVNTTSHTVDDAEVVPQTSTRTSWQDQNEKPRTVTTVCRPLHAALSLPLSFPLSSLYTNRDSWESRVPYSSSSPECPEFPGPHASQPQRRTSHGSLKEKSIRRKVQVYSPDSPSDESLSSPILEADYIFPGPFASFLEEDLSGLSSLDAASTPSSTAGTPDLPCISHGDIFSVQSEPLQIIEDSESGAEEEEGGIVETSLHPAGSFLPRSRQTDQERRRFSASELISRLQLSQRKNSFTLKLGKSLSARVASKDKQNSNSLSPNPDYKCNSRHRSSGGSSDSGTYSPVGTGLPLPSGDNGISSYRRSTKLGVRKKSIEEDMSIPSSFPTSNRLSRFLPSSILYQEYSDVAINREIQRQQGKDPGTEEEGLRDEGSDGTPSPSNLSPSSSFRSSRGSAFALWQDIPDVRTSGQLDTFSNEERKLQEAKFELVTSEASYIRSLTIAVDHFMLSQELTECLGAQEKQWLFSKLPEVKDVSERFLQDLEHRLEKDILRFDVCDIVLDHCPALRRVYLPYVTNQAYQEQTYQRLLQDNPRFPGILARLEEDPICQRLPLTSFLILPFQRITRLKMLVENILKRTTPGSRDEDTATKAFNELKKIIKECNSSVQSMKRMEELIHLNKKINFEGKIFPLISQSRWLVKHGELLEVDTQMMSISGSKLKLPTKPVYLHLFNDCLLLSRRKDTWKFMVFVHAKIGELKVKDLSQKLQGISGFIFHLQLCEGQQLKHQILLKSHTESGKQRWITAMFPSDPFEDIEQASENDDISQVQCIKSYQAQEHDELTLEKADILQAKTITSDGWVEGIRLSDGERGWFPKTYVEEITSRSARLRNLRENIRIKCVTQKLKGED from the exons ATGCACGAAGGCTGCATCAGTCAGAATCTAGACATTCGAGCCTCCGGCCGTGAACGCTGCGGACAGCCCTGCACACCTGTCTGGCTCTGCAGCCCTCAG CTCCTATGTGGCTGTCTAGCCATGCTCCCTGGGTATGGATTCTCACCTTTTCCTGATTTCCATCCCCACCTTCACGCTTTTCGCTGCCGAGGAGAGAGCCCCAGCATGTGGATTCCTGGCTCCGGAGAGTCCCACAGTCCGAGCGAGTCCAAGGAGGGTCGGCCTCTCCTCCATCCCATCCATCCCAACCACGTGGCGGTGTGCCAGCAGGAAACACTGGCGTTTATTGAGCTACAACAACCAGCACCTTCTAAGTTAAACGGTCTTGGCTCTCAGAGGCAGAGCAGTGATCCAGACGCACACTCCCAACCTCTAAATGGTTTACAACAAACTCTTAATGAACTGAATAACATGCAAAAAGGCAAACACAGGACACACACTGATCATGGAATGAATGTAAACACTACGTCACACACTGTGGATGACGCTGAGGTTGTTCCGCAGACCAGCACCAGGACTTCTTGGCAGGACCAAAACGAGAAGCCTCGGACAGTAACGACAGTTTGCCGCCCACTCCACGCAGCTCTCAGCCTCCCTCTGTCCTTTCCTCTGTCCTCTTTGTACACAAACAGGGACTCCTGGGAATCTCGGGTACCTTACTCCTCATCCTCACCAGAATGTCCAGAGTTTCCGGGCCCACACGCCAGCCAGCCTCAGAGGAGAACATCACATGGATCTCTGAAAGAGAAGTCTATTC GGCGAAAGGTGCAGGTTTATTCTCCAGACAGCCCAAGCGATGAATCACTCAGCAGTCCAATCCTGGAGGCAGACTACATCTTCCCCGGACCTTTTGCCTCTTTTCTGGAGGAAGACCTCAGTGGATTATCTTCTCTGGATGCAGCTTCAACTCCCTCGTCCACAGCTGGCACGCCAGATCTCCCATGCATCAGCCATGGAGATATTTTCAGTGTTCAGTCAGAACCCTTGCAGATAATAGAGGACTCAGAATCCggagcggaggaggaggagggcggcATCGTAGAGACATCGCTTCACCCAGCAGGGAGCTTTTTGCCACGCAGTCGACAAACTGACCAAGAGCGCCGGCGTTTCTCAGCTTCAGAGCTAATATCAAGACTGCAGCTCTCCCAGAGGAAGAACTCGTTCACCTTAAAGCTGGGCAAGTCATTGTCTGCTCGGGTGGCCTCCAAAGACAAGCAGAACTCCAACAGCCTGAGCCCCAACCCGGACT ATAAGTGTAACTCTAGACATCGCAGCTCGGGAGGCTCTAGTGACAGCGGCACCTACAGTCCTGTTGGAACTGGGCTCCCACTGCCCAGTGGCGACAATGGGATATCTTCTTATCGGCGGAGCACTAAACTTGG AGTGCGAAAGAAATCCATAGAGGAAGACATGAGCATACCTTCATCATTTCCCACTTCAAATCGCCTGTCACGTTTTTTGCCAAGCT CGATCCTCTACCAGGAGTACAGCGATGTGGCAATCAACCGAGAGATCCAGAGGCAACAAGGGAAGGATCCAGGAACAGAGGAGGAGGGACTCAGAGATGAAGGCTCAGATGGAACTCCATCTCCGTCAAATCTTTCTCCATCCAGCTCGTTTCGCTCTTCTCGAGGCTCTGCATTTGCACTGTGGCAGGATATACCTGATGTGCGAACAAGCGGTCAGTTAGACACCTTCAGCAACGAGGAGAGAAAACTGCAGGAG GCAAAGTTTGAGCTGGTAACTTCCGAGGCGTCGTACATTCGTAGCCTGACGATTGCTGTGGACCATTTCATGTTGTCTCAGGAGCTCACAGAGTGTCTTGGGGCTCAGGAGAAGCAGTGGCTCTTTTCCAAGCTGCCTGAAGTCAAAGATGTCAGTGAGAG GTTCCTTCAGGACCTGGAGCACAGGCTGGAGAAAGACATTCTCCGTTTTGATGTGTGTGACATAGTCCTGGATCACTGCCCAGCTCTGAGAAGGGTCTATTTGCCTTACGTAACCAACCAGGCTTATCAGGAGCAGACATACCAGCGGTTGCT GCAGGACAACCCTCGCTTCCCTGGCATCCTGGCTCGCCTGGAGGAGGACCCCATCTGCCAAAGGCTGCCCCTGACCTCCTTTTTAATCCTCCCGTTTCAGAGGATCACACGACTCAAAATGTTGGTGGAG AACATCTTAAAGAGGACAACACCGGGCTCCAGAGATGAGGACACGGCCACAAAGGCTTTCAACGAGCTAAAAAAG ATCATCAAAGAGTGTAATTCCAGCGTGCAGTCTATGAAGAGGATGGAGGAACTCATCCACCTCAACAAGAAAATCAACTTTGAGGGCAAA aTCTTTCCTCTCATCTCCCAGTCCCGCTGGTTGGTGAAGCACGGTGAGCTCCTGGAAGTGGACACCCAGATGATGAGCATTTCGGGATCAAAACTCAAGCTGCCCACCAAGCCAGTGTACCTGCACTTGTTTAACGACTGCCTGCTGCTGTCCAGGAGGAAGGA CACATGGAAGTTTATGGTATTTGTGCACGCTAAGATTGGAGAGCTGAAAGTGAAGGATCTCAGCCAGAAGCTGCAGGGAATCTCAGGCTTCATCTTCCATCTGCAGCTGTGTGAAGGCCAGCAGCTCAAACATCAGATCCTTCTCAAATCGCACACAGA GAGTGGTAAGCAGAGATGGATCACAGCAATGTTTCCATCTGATCCGTTTGAAGACATTGAGCAGGCCAGTGAAAATGATG atATATCCCAGGTGCAGTGCATTAAAAGCTATCAAGCCCAAGAACATGATGAGTTAACTTTGGAAAAAGCTGACATTCTTCAAGCTAAAACCATTACAAGTGACG GCTGGGTGGAGGGCATCAGGCTGTCAGATGGGGAGCGGGGCTGGTTCCCCAAAACCTACGTGGAGGAAATCACAAGTCGGAGCGCTCGCCTCCGCAACCTCAGAGAAAACATCCGCATCAAATGTGTCACACAGAAACTGAAAGGGGAGGACTGA